The nucleotide sequence ATGTGGGGCGCGCTGGGCGCAGCGCCGCAGCGGCTCGGCGTCAACTTCATGTCCAAGCTCGCGGTCGACGCCGGCATCCGCGGCAAGCTGGGTTTGAGTCGCGAGACCGTGCAGATCAAGAACGTGCGCCGCCTGCGCAAGACCGACATGATCCGCAACGCGGCGATGCCGCAGGTCGAAGTCGATCCGCAGACTTTCGAGGTGCGCGCCGACGGCAAGCTGTTGATGTGTCCGCCGGCCACCTCCGTGCCGCTCGCCAGGAGGTTCATGCTGCGATGAGCCGTCTCGCTCTCACCCGCACTGATTCTCCGATGACTGCCGCGCGCGTCGGCATCGGCGGCCCCGTCGGCTCCGGCAAGACCGCGCTGGTCGAGCAGCTGATCCCGGCGCTGCAGGCGCGCAGCATCGACATCGCTGTCATCACCAACGATCTCGTCACCGCTGAGGATGCCGAGCGCGTGCGCCGCTCCGGCCTGATCGACCCCGAGCGCGTGTCGGCGGTGGAGGCGGGCGCCTGTCCGCACACCGTGATCCGCGAGGACCCGACGCTCAACATCGAGGCCGCCGACGAGCTGGAGCGGCGCTTTCCCGGCGTCGAACTGATCCTTCTGGAGAGCGGCGGCGACAATCTCGCCTCGACCTTTTCGCGCGACCTCACCGACTTCTGGATGTTCGTGATCGACGTCGCCGGCGGCGACGACATCCCGCGCAAGCGCGGCCCCGGGGTGATCCGCGCCGATCTGCTGGTGATCAACAAGGTTGATCTTGCGCCTCACGTGGGCGTCGATCTCGCGCGCATGCAGCGCGAGGCCACGGAGGTGCGCGGTGGCCGCCCGGTGCTGCTGACCAATTGCCGGCGCGGCGAGGGGATCGACGCGATCGTAGATCTCCTGGAGCGAGAGGTGCTGTTCCGCACGTGAGCGCTGTCAGCACAGAGAAGCCGCGCCTCGATCTGTCGTTCGTCCGGCGCGGCGGCCGCACTGTCATCGACCGCCGCCTGTTCGCCTGGCCGTTCGTGCTGACGCGCAGCTTCCACACCGATGCGGAACGGCCGG is from Bradyrhizobium sp. ORS 285 and encodes:
- the ureG gene encoding urease accessory protein UreG, with product MSRLALTRTDSPMTAARVGIGGPVGSGKTALVEQLIPALQARSIDIAVITNDLVTAEDAERVRRSGLIDPERVSAVEAGACPHTVIREDPTLNIEAADELERRFPGVELILLESGGDNLASTFSRDLTDFWMFVIDVAGGDDIPRKRGPGVIRADLLVINKVDLAPHVGVDLARMQREATEVRGGRPVLLTNCRRGEGIDAIVDLLEREVLFRT